Proteins from a single region of Phaeacidiphilus oryzae TH49:
- a CDS encoding acyl-CoA dehydrogenase family protein, whose product MQATDPRRPQIDPRLLAESAEQGELRAVLREFFAEAGGPEEARAQAGSRRGYDEKRWARLAGEIGVHGLAVPEEYGGAGYTFAELAVALEESGRVLYGGPLLSTVVLAGQALLAAGDRSACARYLPRITDGSLTATVAGFEGRATGVTAEQGASGPLLRGYADFVLDGAEAGLILVRAATPAGPALFACEPSAGTSARTPLRVLDETRRQARVEFRGAPALAVGTAEETRAAVAAALDAGRAGLAAEQVGGSGHALGATVEFVRQRQQFGRPIGSFQAVKHRLADVLVELEAARSASAFATACAAGASTELPLAARAAAVVCSATFRRAVAEYVQLHGGIGFTWEHPAHLYVRRARSAEALFGTADRNRAELAELIGLGAESGPSAA is encoded by the coding sequence ATGCAAGCCACCGACCCACGACGCCCCCAGATCGATCCGCGGTTGCTCGCTGAGAGTGCTGAGCAGGGTGAACTCCGGGCCGTGCTACGGGAGTTCTTCGCCGAGGCCGGCGGGCCCGAGGAGGCCCGCGCACAGGCCGGGAGCCGGCGCGGCTACGACGAGAAGCGATGGGCGCGGCTCGCCGGTGAGATCGGCGTGCATGGTCTGGCCGTGCCGGAGGAGTACGGCGGGGCCGGGTACACCTTCGCCGAACTCGCGGTCGCCCTGGAGGAGTCGGGGCGCGTCCTCTACGGGGGACCGCTGCTCTCCACCGTGGTGCTGGCCGGGCAGGCGCTGCTGGCGGCCGGGGACCGGTCGGCCTGCGCCCGCTATCTGCCGCGGATCACGGACGGCTCGCTCACCGCGACCGTAGCGGGTTTCGAGGGCAGGGCGACCGGCGTGACCGCCGAACAGGGCGCGTCCGGGCCGCTGCTGCGCGGCTACGCGGACTTCGTGCTGGACGGAGCTGAGGCCGGACTGATCCTGGTCCGCGCCGCGACCCCGGCCGGCCCCGCGCTGTTCGCCTGCGAGCCGTCGGCCGGCACCTCCGCCCGCACTCCGCTGCGGGTCCTGGACGAGACGCGCCGGCAGGCTCGGGTGGAGTTCCGCGGGGCCCCCGCGCTGGCCGTGGGGACGGCGGAAGAGACGCGGGCGGCCGTCGCGGCGGCACTGGACGCCGGGCGGGCCGGGCTGGCCGCGGAGCAGGTGGGCGGAAGCGGCCACGCCTTGGGCGCCACCGTCGAATTCGTCCGGCAGCGGCAGCAGTTCGGACGGCCCATCGGCTCCTTCCAGGCGGTCAAGCATCGACTGGCGGACGTCCTGGTGGAGCTGGAGGCGGCGCGCTCGGCCTCGGCCTTCGCCACCGCCTGCGCCGCCGGCGCCTCGACCGAACTGCCGCTGGCTGCCCGGGCCGCCGCCGTGGTGTGCTCCGCGACCTTCCGCCGGGCCGTCGCCGAGTACGTCCAACTGCACGGCGGCATCGGATTCACCTGGGAGCATCCGGCGCACCTTTACGTCCGGCGGGCGCGCAGCGCCGAGGCGCTGTTCGGCACCGCCGACCGCAATCGGGCCGAGCTGGCCGAACTGATCGGCCTGGGTGCCGAGTCCGGTCCGTCCGCCGCATGA
- a CDS encoding SDR family NAD(P)-dependent oxidoreductase: protein MVTGAGSGMGAAVARGLAAEGARCVVLADVDGDSARAVAEGLPAGEAVALDVADAAAVDAAVEEVLGRYGRLDVLVHAAGVDDPAAKRLIAEAVTSGRPPEVTHLLDDAAWRRVMRINLDGTFHLLRAAVRAMRPAGAGAIVVIGSSSVFDTPVGYPHYAASKAGVHAMSQAVAKEVIASGIRVNVVAPGPTDTGMAARTPAALRAGFADPRVRPYATAEEIADIALFLASEAAANLVGAVLLANGGRFTAT, encoded by the coding sequence ATGGTGACCGGCGCAGGTTCCGGGATGGGCGCGGCGGTCGCCCGCGGACTCGCCGCCGAGGGGGCGCGGTGCGTCGTCCTCGCTGATGTGGACGGCGACAGTGCGCGGGCGGTCGCCGAGGGGTTGCCCGCGGGGGAGGCGGTCGCTCTGGACGTGGCCGACGCGGCGGCCGTGGACGCGGCCGTCGAAGAGGTGCTGGGCCGCTATGGACGGCTTGATGTGCTGGTGCACGCGGCCGGGGTGGACGACCCGGCGGCCAAGCGGCTGATCGCGGAGGCGGTCACCTCCGGCCGTCCGCCGGAGGTGACCCATCTACTGGACGACGCGGCCTGGCGGCGTGTCATGCGGATCAATCTGGACGGCACCTTCCATCTGCTGCGGGCGGCCGTCCGGGCGATGCGGCCGGCCGGGGCGGGCGCGATCGTGGTGATCGGGTCCTCCTCGGTCTTCGACACCCCCGTCGGCTATCCCCACTACGCCGCCTCCAAGGCAGGCGTCCACGCGATGAGTCAGGCGGTGGCCAAGGAGGTCATCGCCTCCGGGATTCGGGTGAACGTGGTCGCGCCGGGGCCGACCGACACGGGGATGGCCGCGCGCACTCCGGCGGCGCTGCGGGCCGGTTTCGCGGATCCGCGGGTGCGGCCGTACGCGACGGCGGAGGAGATCGCGGACATCGCGCTCTTCCTGGCGAGCGAGGCGGCGGCGAATCTGGTCGGGGCGGTGCTGCTGGCCAATGGCGGGCGGTTCACCGCGACCTGA
- a CDS encoding FAD-binding protein, which translates to MRAEAERVDLLVIGAGMAGLTAAARAVRAGLSVAVAEVGPDVGGSARFAGYAWTAPSHEVMDRQNPRGDTALKRALVDRFDAGIAWIRSIGVEAKDAQPILGFGRGHQFDTNHYADTCRRLVLEGGGELLLETETERLLVEGGAVVGAELCSAGGGRRRISAGATLLATGGFQGDLGLRTEHVHPYADRMRLRANPHSRGAGYRLATAAGAAAGPADAGFYGHLVPTGIPFADPVDFVDLTLYYSEHALLLNLRNERFTDETLGDHLTAMALLDQPESRGLLIADARVFRDWIGGSYVEGAVAVDKFALASKRGGRVGLAEDLDELAWLPEEWGYRGEAVRDAVRRFNKQAAGSGSLTPGREFDRLPLDEPPYYVIETEPAITFPFHGVRIDDRARALGADGRPIPGLLAAGSDTGGLWHRAYAGGLASALVFGLTAAASAAEL; encoded by the coding sequence ATGCGCGCGGAGGCGGAACGGGTCGATCTGCTGGTCATCGGAGCGGGAATGGCGGGACTGACCGCGGCGGCCCGCGCCGTCAGGGCCGGGCTGAGCGTGGCGGTCGCCGAGGTCGGTCCGGATGTCGGCGGCTCCGCCCGGTTCGCGGGCTACGCTTGGACGGCCCCGAGCCACGAGGTGATGGACCGGCAGAATCCGCGCGGGGACACCGCGCTCAAGCGGGCGCTGGTGGACCGGTTCGACGCGGGCATCGCCTGGATCCGCTCGATCGGGGTGGAGGCCAAGGACGCCCAGCCCATTCTGGGCTTCGGCCGGGGCCATCAGTTCGACACCAATCACTATGCGGACACCTGCCGCCGGCTGGTCCTGGAGGGCGGCGGCGAACTGCTGCTGGAGACGGAGACCGAGCGGCTGCTCGTCGAGGGCGGCGCGGTGGTCGGTGCAGAGCTCTGCTCGGCCGGCGGCGGTCGGCGGAGGATTTCGGCCGGCGCCACCCTTCTGGCGACCGGCGGCTTCCAGGGCGACCTCGGCCTCCGCACCGAGCACGTCCACCCGTACGCCGACCGGATGCGGCTGCGCGCCAACCCGCACAGCCGGGGCGCCGGTTACCGACTCGCCACGGCGGCGGGCGCGGCCGCCGGCCCGGCCGACGCCGGCTTCTACGGCCATCTCGTGCCGACCGGCATCCCCTTCGCCGACCCCGTCGACTTCGTCGATCTGACGCTCTACTACAGCGAGCACGCCCTGCTGCTCAACCTCCGCAACGAGCGGTTCACCGACGAGACGCTGGGCGACCACCTCACCGCGATGGCCCTGCTCGACCAGCCGGAGAGCCGAGGCCTGCTGATCGCCGACGCCCGGGTATTCCGCGACTGGATCGGCGGCTCCTACGTGGAGGGCGCCGTGGCCGTGGACAAGTTCGCCCTGGCGAGCAAGCGCGGCGGCCGGGTCGGGCTGGCCGAGGACCTGGACGAGCTCGCCTGGCTGCCCGAGGAGTGGGGCTACCGCGGGGAGGCGGTCCGGGACGCCGTCCGGCGGTTCAACAAGCAGGCGGCGGGCAGCGGTTCTCTCACCCCCGGCCGCGAGTTCGACCGGCTCCCGCTCGACGAGCCGCCGTACTACGTGATCGAGACTGAGCCGGCGATCACCTTCCCGTTCCACGGAGTGCGCATCGACGACCGGGCGCGGGCGCTCGGTGCGGACGGGCGGCCGATCCCCGGCCTTCTCGCGGCCGGCTCCGACACGGGTGGGCTCTGGCACCGGGCGTACGCGGGCGGCCTCGCCTCCGCCCTGGTCTTCGGGCTGACCGCGGCGGCGAGCGCCGCCGAACTCTGA